The genomic DNA CAAGCTGTGATGCACTGGCCGTGGCTGCACTGAATTTTTCGGCCCCGCGCATCGTGGCGCCGACGCCGACCAACAAGCTGTTGCCGTTTGAAAAGGCGCTGCTTGATGCCACGGCTGCCACGCTGCCCGCCGCCGATGCCCGCCTGCTGGCGCAGCAGGTGCTCTGCATCAACAACATCCGCCGCGTGTCGGACTGGAAGCAGATCGAGCTCTACAGCAAACGCTGGCTCTGGCACCGGTGGCCCGCGGGCGTGCTGTTTGCCCGCAAGGAGAAGTTTCGCCTGGCCACCGTGTCGTGCCGGTTCGGCGTCAAAGACGCGCACGTCGAGGTCTGGGCGGTGGATGGCCATGTGTCTGCGCTCAGCGCCTCCACCGGCCTGAGCGGCCTGTCCATCGCCGGGCCGCTGAGCATCCTGGCGGTAGATCCGGGCAGTTAAAAAACCCCTTATCTTCGATAAAAAAGGGCTGTACCGCGCTCCCATCGGGCGCTACCAGCTACTAAATAGATAGCAAACACCTGCGCAACCCCGCAGGTGCCCCTACCTCCGCCCCCATCACCGGCCGGTCTGCCTTGCCATCCACACCCCGGTAGCCGCCAGCGCCATGCCGGCCAGGGCCCAGCCGCTGAGCGTCTCGCCAAACACCGCCCAGGCCACCAACGCGGTCATGGGCGGGGTCAGGTAGAACAGGCTGGCCACGTTCACCGCGCCGCCGCGGCGGATCAGCAGATTCAGCAAACTGACGGCGCCCAGGGACAGCACCAGCACCAGCCAGCCCAGCGCAAAGAGAAACTCGCCGCTCCACTGCACGGCCATGGTTTCCGTCGCGTACGCCAGCACCGCCATGGCCACCACGCACGGCAGGTACTGGATGACCGAGCCGGTGCGCAAATCGAACGCCGGGCAAAAGCGCTTTTGGTACAGCGTGCCGGCCGTGATGCCCAGCAGCGCCACCACCGCTGGCAGCAGCATGCCCACCAGCGCGCCGCCAGGCACCGTGGCCACCTTGCCGGCCACCACCAGCGCCACGCCGGTAAACCCCAGGGCCAGGCCCGCCCACTGCGCGGGCCGCACCTTCTCGCCCAGCAGGGCACCCGCCACCAGCGCCGTCAACAGCGGCTGCAGCCCCACCACCAGCGCCGTGATGCCCGACGGCAGCCCGTGGCCGATGGCGATGAACACCCCGCCCAGGTACACCCCGTGCACCAGCAGGCCCGACACGCCGATGTGCAGCCACGCCCTGCCCGACGGCGGCCACGGAGCCCGCACCAGCGTCACCACCGCCAGCATCAGCACGGCGACGATTGCGAAACGAATGGCCAGAAAGGTGAGCGGCTCCACATACGGCAGCCCCAGCTTGGCGCCGATGAAGCCGGTGCTCCACAGCGCGACGAAGAGCAAGGGCATGAACGCGTCGAGGGTGCCGGGTGTGGCGGGATGCTGCTGGGGCTGGGGCTTGGCCTGGGTCATGGAATATCAATGAAAGAAAAAGCACAGGGCGGCATCTGCGCCCGAGGGAAGAAGAAAAAGTCGATAACGCAACGCCGCAAAGCAGCACGGCCGTTCACCGCAGCGCGTCCACGGCAGCGTCCGCCTCAGCCAGGGCCTTGCCCGCCCGCGCCGCAAACCAGTCCACGACCCACGTGCGAAAGGCCGCCATCGCCGCCGTGCTGAACCGGGCCGAGGGCCGCACCAGGTAGATCCCCGCGTCGGCATTGAGCTGCCACTGCGGCAGCACCTGCACCAGTTGGCCCGATGCGATGCCGGGGTTGATCAACCAGTCGCCACCCGCCAGGATGCCCACGCCCAGCAGGGCAGCCGCAAGCAGCGCCTCATTGTCGTTGCTGACCATCGAGCCGCGCACCACCACGCTGTGGCTCGCGCCCGGCTGCGTGAGCTGCCATTCCGGGTACGACTGCAGGCCGGTGAAGCCCAGGCAGTTGTGCTGCGCCAGGTCTGCGGGCAGCTGCGGGGTGCCGTGCTTCGCCAGGTAGGCCGGTGCCGCCGCCATGATGCGGCGGTGGCTGCACAGCCGCGTGGCCACCAGCCGGCTGTCGGCCAGCTGGCCGATGCGGACCGCGGCGTCGAAGCGTTCGCCCACGATGTCCACCAGCCGGTCGGCGTACTCCAGCTCCAGCGTGACCTCTGGATGGGCCAGCGCAAACTCGGCCACCATCGGGCTGAGCAGGCGCCGCCCCATGGCGGCAGGCACCGATATGCGCAGCCGCCCGCGCACCTGCGCTGCACCTTCGGCCGCTTCCTTCTCGGCCTGCGAGATCAGGTCCGTCGCCTCGCGCACCTTCTCGACCAGGCGCTGGCCGGCGTCGGTCAGGTGCAGCTGTCGGGTGGTGCGCTCGACCAGCCTCACGCCCAGGCGGCGCTCCAGCGCGTTCAGGCGCTTGGACAGCACCGAGGGGTGGCGCTGCAGCGCGCGGCCCGCCGCCGCAAACGAACCCGCGTCGCTCAGAGCAAGAAGGGTGGCCAGTTCATCGGCGTGCTGGCTGTCGGGCAGGTCCATCGGGTGTCAAAGGCGCCATGGGGAGCAAAGGGTTAAGAACCTGTTCAAGATCTTTTCAGGGTCCCCGAAAAGATCTTGAACAGGTTCTAAGGAGCCAGGATGATCGCACCTTGCGAGCGCCCCTGCTCCAGGTCGGCGTGCGCGGTGCCCACATCGGCAAGCGCGTAGCGGCGCCAGATGCGCGGCGTGATGATGCCGTCGGCCACGGCCTGCAGCACGTCCTGGGCGCGCTCCTGGTACTCCGCCGCCGTGGCCGTGTGCGCGGCCAGCGAGGGGCGCGTGAGAAACAGCGAGCCCTTGGCATTGAGCGTGCCCACCGCGATGGGCGCCGGCACGCCCGAAGTGGCGCCAAAGGACACCAGCAGGCCGCGCGGGTGCAGGCTGTCGAGCGAGGCCTCCAGCGTGGCCCGCCCGATGGGGTCGTACACCACGTTGGCCCCGCTGCCGTGCGTGGCCTCGCGCACCTGGCCCGCCAGCGTGGCGGGGTCGAACACGAACACCGCGTCGCAGCCCGCCGCCCGGGCGCGCTCCACGCTCTCGGGCCGGGAGACCACGCCCATCACAAAGGCGCCCAGGTGACGGGCCCAGGCGCACATCAGCTGGCCCAGCGCGCCGCCCGCGCCATAGATGAGCACCTTCGAGCCCGGGGCCACGGAATATGTCGTCTTGAGCAGGTACTGCGCCGTGATGCCCTTGAAGAGCACCGCCGCCGCCTCGTCCAACCCCAGCGCATCGGGCAGCCTGACCAGCCGCTCGGCCGGGAACAGGCGCGCGCTGGCATAGGCCCCCAGCGGCCCGGTGGCGTAGCCCACGCGATCTCCCACCGCCACATTCAGCACCCCCGGCCCCACGGCCGCCACCTGCCCCGCGCCTTCCAGCCCCAGGCCGGACGGGAACGGGATGGGCACCGCGCCCTTGCGCTGGCTCACGTCCAGCGGGTTCACGCCGATGGCCGCCTGCGCGAGCCACACCTGGCCTGGGCCGGGCGCCTGGGGCTCCACCCCTTCCAGCCGCAGGGCATCGGGCCCTCCGGCTGCATCGATCCGCACGCGGTGGTGCATGGGTTTTTCCTTGTCGGTTGATTCCATGCACAGAGCGTAAATTGTGGTGCCGTATCCAGCAATCGAGGGGCATGCAGTTGACTCCTGCAACGGGTGCAGCAGTTGCCAGGAAGGGCCCGGCTCTGGTGGCCGGGGCGGGATCGGCCATCGATGCCTGCCACAGCCCCCCCCAAAGGCTCATGCCGTGCAGCGCAACGCCCGCTCGCCCGCTACCCGCAGCCGCTCCTTCAGCGATGCCGGCGCGAGCACCTCGAATTCGACATCGAGCGCCATCAGCCAGTAGACCAGGGAGTCATTGGCCGCGCACTCCAGCTGGCACCGCAGCCCCTTGCCCAGGGTGGAGACCACGCCCGCGGACTTGGGAATGCGGCGCGACATCACCGCATACGGCGCATGCAGCACGACGCGCGCCTGCTCGGCGTGGTGCGGCGCCGAGATGGAGCGCGCAACGTAGCCCTTCAGATCGCCGCCGTCAGGCGAGGCCCGGGGCGCGAAATGCGCGCCCACCTGGGGGTCGCCCACGATGCGGTCGATGCGGAAGGTGCGCCAGTCGGTGCGCACCCGGTCCCAGGCGACCAGGTACCAGCGCTCGCCGGTGTGCACCACGCCTTGCGGCTCCACCTGGCGCTGTGCGCTGCGGCCCTTGCCGTCCTCGTAGCTGAACTCGATGCGCAACTGGTCGCGGCAGGCGGACGCCAGCGTGGCCAGCAGCGATGCTTCCACCACCGGTCCGGTGCGGTCCAGCGGCAGGATGGCCGAACGCAGCGCGTCCACGCGTTTGCGCAGGCGCGCGGGCATGGCCTGCTCCAGCTTGACCAGCGCCCGGAGCGCGGGCTCCTCGATGCCGCCCACCGCGCCGGCCGTGGCGGTGCGCAGCGCGATCGACACGGCCAGGGCCTCGTCGTCGTCCAGCAGCAGGGGCGGCAGCGCCTGTCCGGCGCGAAAGGCATAGCCGCCGGCCACCCCGCTGCTGGCATGCACAGGGTAGCCCAGCTGGCGCAGGCGGTCGATGTCGCGCCGCAGGGTGCGCGGGTGCACCTCCAGGCGCTCGGCCAGTTCTGGCCCCATCCAGTGGTTGCGCGTCTGCAGCAGCGACAGCAGGCGCAAAAGGCGGGTCGATGACGTGAGCATGGTGCGACTGTACTTTTTATTGAGGACCGAAACTGTCCGCAATGGAGTCTACAGTGGCACCACCTTTTCTTCCACCACCACCAAGGAGTTTTCCATGTCCATCGTCCTCTACTGGCACCCCATGTCCAGCGCCAGCCCCATTGCCTGCGCCCTTGCCGAACTGGGCGTGCCCCACGAGCGCGTGAAGATCGACATCCGCACTGGCGAGCAGCGCCGCCCGGAGTACCTGGCCCTCAACCCCAACGGCAAGGTGCCCACCCTGACCGTGGACGGCGCCCCCATGTTCGAGGCGCTGGCCATCCACCTGTGGCTGGGCCACCGCTACGGCATCGAGCGGGGGCTGTGGCCCGCCGCGGGCACGCCAGAGGCGCTGCAGGCCCTGTCGTGGTGCGTCTGGGCGTATGTCACCTACGGCACGGTCCTGGTGCGCCTGCAGGTGGCCACGCAAGGCGACGAGGCCCTGCGCAGCCCCGCGCACGCCGAGGCCGCCACCCGGGGGCTGAACGAACTGCTGGCGCTGCTGGATGCACGGCTGGCCGCGCAGCCCTGGATGCTGGGCGCGGACTACTCGCTGGTGGACCTGGTGGTGGGCTCGGTCCTGGGCTACAGCGTGTACCTGGGTGCGCCCGTCAACGCACACCCCCACGTGCAGGCCTGGCTGGCGCGCGTGCAGGCGCGTCCGGCGATGCAGATCGAAAGCTGAGCTGGCGGCGAAAAAGGCGGCCAGGGCTAGAGCAGCACGATGTCGTACTGCTCCTGCCCCATCGCGCTTTCGGACTGCAGCGAGATCGGCTTCTTGATGAAGTCCGAGAGACCGGCCAGGTGCTGGCTTTCCTCGTCCAGGAACAGCTCCACCACCCGCGGCGAGGCCACCACGCGGAACTCGCGCGGGTTGAACTGGCGGGCTTCGCGCAGGATCTCGCGCAGGATGTCGTAGCACACGCTGCGCGCGGTCTTCACGCTGCCCTTGCCCTGGCAGGCCTCGCAGGGTTCGCATAGCATGTGGGCCAGCGATTCACGGGTGCGCTTGCGCGTCATCTCCACCAGGCCCAGCTGCGAGAAGCCGCCGGCCATGGTCTTCACGCGATCGCGGCCAAGCTGCTTTCGGAACTCCGCCAGCACGGCCTGCTGGTGGTCCTCGCGCACCATGTCGATGAAGTCCACGATGATGATGCCGCCCAGGTTGCGCAGGCGCAGCTGGCGCGCAATGGCCTGCGCGGCCTCCAGGTTGGTCTTGAAGATGGTGTCGTCGAAATTGCGCGCGCCCACGTAGCCACCGGTGTTCACGTCGACGGTGGTCAGCGCCTCGGTCTGGTCCACGATGAGGTAGCCGCCGGATTTCAGATCGACGCGCCGGCCCAGCGCCTTCGCCACTTCCTCGTCGATGGAGTACAGGTCGAAGATCGGGCGCTCGCCCTTGTAGTGCTGCAGCTTGCCGGCGGCGGCGGGCATGAACTCCACACCAAACGCCAGCAGCCGCTGGAACTGCTCCATCGAGTCGAGCCGGATGGTCTGCGTGTGGTCGCCCACCAGGTCGCGCAGCACGCGCTGCAGCAGGTCCAGGTCCTGGTGCAGCAGCGACATCGCGGGCAGCTTGAGCGATGCCTCCTTGATGCGCGCCCAGGTCTTGCGCAGGTAGGCGATGTCCTCCGCCAGCTCGGCGTCGGTCGAATCCTCTCCGTTGGTGCGCAGGATGAAGCCGCCGCCACCGCCCGTGGCCTTGTCGCCCACCAGCGCCTGCAGCCGCGCGCGCAGCGCATCGCGCTCCGCGCCGGGGATTTTTTGCGACACGCCCACATGGTCGTCCTGCGGCAGAAACACCAGCAGGCGCCCGGCCACGCTGATCTGCGTGGACAGGCGTGCGCCCTTGGTGCCGATCGGGTCCTTGATGACCTGCACCATCAGCGACTGGCCTTCGAACACCTGCTTTTCAATGGGTACCTGCGGCTCGTTCTTGCGGGCGAATGCCGGCGGCTCGCCATCGGGCTGGCGTTGCCACACATCGGCCACGTGCAAAAAGGCCGCGCGCTCCAGCCCGATGTCGATGAAGGCCGACTGCATGCCCGGCAGCACACGCGAGACCTTGCCCAGGTAGACGTTGCCCACCAGGCCGCGCTCCAGCGTGCGCTCGATGTGCAGCTCCTGCACGGCGCCATGCTCCACCACGGCCACGCGGGTTTCCTGGGGCGACCAGTTGATCAGGATGTCTTGTTGCATGGCTTCTTCTTTTCTGAAATCGGTCGCGTTCTTGCTGCTGTTGGAATCACCGAGGCGCTACGCCAGGGCCGCCGGGGAACTGGCTTTGCCAGGCCCCTGGCGGCGTCTCCCTGGGGGGAAGGCGCCGCAGGCGACTCAGGAGGGTCATATCTGAAACCCGGCGG from Acidovorax sp. A79 includes the following:
- a CDS encoding DMT family transporter, which codes for MTQAKPQPQQHPATPGTLDAFMPLLFVALWSTGFIGAKLGLPYVEPLTFLAIRFAIVAVLMLAVVTLVRAPWPPSGRAWLHIGVSGLLVHGVYLGGVFIAIGHGLPSGITALVVGLQPLLTALVAGALLGEKVRPAQWAGLALGFTGVALVVAGKVATVPGGALVGMLLPAVVALLGITAGTLYQKRFCPAFDLRTGSVIQYLPCVVAMAVLAYATETMAVQWSGEFLFALGWLVLVLSLGAVSLLNLLIRRGGAVNVASLFYLTPPMTALVAWAVFGETLSGWALAGMALAATGVWMARQTGR
- a CDS encoding LysR family transcriptional regulator — protein: MDLPDSQHADELATLLALSDAGSFAAAGRALQRHPSVLSKRLNALERRLGVRLVERTTRQLHLTDAGQRLVEKVREATDLISQAEKEAAEGAAQVRGRLRISVPAAMGRRLLSPMVAEFALAHPEVTLELEYADRLVDIVGERFDAAVRIGQLADSRLVATRLCSHRRIMAAAPAYLAKHGTPQLPADLAQHNCLGFTGLQSYPEWQLTQPGASHSVVVRGSMVSNDNEALLAAALLGVGILAGGDWLINPGIASGQLVQVLPQWQLNADAGIYLVRPSARFSTAAMAAFRTWVVDWFAARAGKALAEADAAVDALR
- a CDS encoding quinone oxidoreductase, whose translation is MHHRVRIDAAGGPDALRLEGVEPQAPGPGQVWLAQAAIGVNPLDVSQRKGAVPIPFPSGLGLEGAGQVAAVGPGVLNVAVGDRVGYATGPLGAYASARLFPAERLVRLPDALGLDEAAAVLFKGITAQYLLKTTYSVAPGSKVLIYGAGGALGQLMCAWARHLGAFVMGVVSRPESVERARAAGCDAVFVFDPATLAGQVREATHGSGANVVYDPIGRATLEASLDSLHPRGLLVSFGATSGVPAPIAVGTLNAKGSLFLTRPSLAAHTATAAEYQERAQDVLQAVADGIITPRIWRRYALADVGTAHADLEQGRSQGAIILAP
- a CDS encoding YafY family protein; translated protein: MLTSSTRLLRLLSLLQTRNHWMGPELAERLEVHPRTLRRDIDRLRQLGYPVHASSGVAGGYAFRAGQALPPLLLDDDEALAVSIALRTATAGAVGGIEEPALRALVKLEQAMPARLRKRVDALRSAILPLDRTGPVVEASLLATLASACRDQLRIEFSYEDGKGRSAQRQVEPQGVVHTGERWYLVAWDRVRTDWRTFRIDRIVGDPQVGAHFAPRASPDGGDLKGYVARSISAPHHAEQARVVLHAPYAVMSRRIPKSAGVVSTLGKGLRCQLECAANDSLVYWLMALDVEFEVLAPASLKERLRVAGERALRCTA
- a CDS encoding glutathione S-transferase family protein, which translates into the protein MSIVLYWHPMSSASPIACALAELGVPHERVKIDIRTGEQRRPEYLALNPNGKVPTLTVDGAPMFEALAIHLWLGHRYGIERGLWPAAGTPEALQALSWCVWAYVTYGTVLVRLQVATQGDEALRSPAHAEAATRGLNELLALLDARLAAQPWMLGADYSLVDLVVGSVLGYSVYLGAPVNAHPHVQAWLARVQARPAMQIES
- the rng gene encoding ribonuclease G — encoded protein: MQQDILINWSPQETRVAVVEHGAVQELHIERTLERGLVGNVYLGKVSRVLPGMQSAFIDIGLERAAFLHVADVWQRQPDGEPPAFARKNEPQVPIEKQVFEGQSLMVQVIKDPIGTKGARLSTQISVAGRLLVFLPQDDHVGVSQKIPGAERDALRARLQALVGDKATGGGGGFILRTNGEDSTDAELAEDIAYLRKTWARIKEASLKLPAMSLLHQDLDLLQRVLRDLVGDHTQTIRLDSMEQFQRLLAFGVEFMPAAAGKLQHYKGERPIFDLYSIDEEVAKALGRRVDLKSGGYLIVDQTEALTTVDVNTGGYVGARNFDDTIFKTNLEAAQAIARQLRLRNLGGIIIVDFIDMVREDHQQAVLAEFRKQLGRDRVKTMAGGFSQLGLVEMTRKRTRESLAHMLCEPCEACQGKGSVKTARSVCYDILREILREARQFNPREFRVVASPRVVELFLDEESQHLAGLSDFIKKPISLQSESAMGQEQYDIVLL